A DNA window from Nycticebus coucang isolate mNycCou1 chromosome 1, mNycCou1.pri, whole genome shotgun sequence contains the following coding sequences:
- the TMEM171 gene encoding transmembrane protein 171 isoform X2, whose amino-acid sequence MSPTAAAEPDREQQDRLVSKLVFFFFVFGAILLCVGVLLSIFGFQACQYESLPHCSMVLKVAGPACAMVGLGAVILARSRARLQFREGRRQGYQADPDRAFICGESRQFAQCLIFGFLFLTSGMLISVLGVWVPGCGSGWEQEPLNDTDSADEETQICGFLSLQIMGPLIVLVGLCFFVVAHVKKRHELNADQDAPDSEERQTQSTEPVQVTVGDSVIVFPPPPPPYFPESSAAAVTRSPGANNLLPNENPPPYYSIFNYGTPTPESQGPGSERNRESVFTISGTSPSSEISHTPHLSSESPPRYEEKDNTAATPFSPSSTPSPP is encoded by the exons ATGTCTCCCACAGCTGCTGCTGAGCCAGATCGGGAGCAGCAGGACAGGCTGGTCAGCAAGCTTGTGTTCTTCTTCTTTGTCTTCGGCGCCATCCTGTTGTGCGTGGGGGTCCTGCTCTCCATCTTTGGGTTCCAGGCCTGCCAATATGAATCCCTCCCACACTGCAGCATGGTGCTGAAGGTTGCAGGCCCTGCCTGTGCCATGGTTGGGCTTGGGGCTGTGATCCTGGCCCGCTCCCGGGCACGACTTCAGTTCCGGGAGGGGCGGCGGCAAGGCTACCAGGCAGACCCCGACCGAGCCTTCATCTGTGGGGAGAGCCGCCAGTTTGCCCAGTGCCTCATCTTCGGATTTCTGTTTCTGACGAGCGGCATGCTCATCAGTGTGCTGGGTGTCTGGGTCCCTGGATGCGGCTCAGGCTGGGAGCAGGAACCACTGAACGACACGGACTCTGCTGACGAGGAAACCCAGATCTGCGGCTTCCTTTCTCTGCAGATCATGGGGCCCTTGATTGTGCTCGTGGGATTATGTTTCTTCGTAGTCGCCCATGTCAAGAAGAGACATGAACTGAATGCTGACCAGGATGCCCCCGACAGCGAAGAGAGACAGACCCAGAGCACGGAGCCTGTCCAGGTCACTGTCG GGGATTCTGTGATAGTATTtccacctcctcctccaccttACTTTCCGGAGTCTTCAGCTGCTGCAGTCACTCGAAGTCCAGGGGCAAACAATCTGCTTCCGAATGAAAATCCACCTCCCTATTACAGCATTTTTAACTACGG GACCCCAACTCCTGAGAGCCAGGGCCCAGGCTCTGAGAGAAATCGTGAATCCGTGTTTACTATTTCTGGGACTAGCCCATCCTCTGAGATCTCACACACGCCACATCTGTCATCTGAATCGCCTCCCAGatatgaagaaaaagacaacacCGCAGCCACACCCTTCTCTCCATCTTCCACGCCTTCCCCACCGTGA
- the TMEM171 gene encoding transmembrane protein 171 isoform X1 codes for MSPTAAAEPDREQQDRLVSKLVFFFFVFGAILLCVGVLLSIFGFQACQYESLPHCSMVLKVAGPACAMVGLGAVILARSRARLQFREGRRQGYQADPDRAFICGESRQFAQCLIFGFLFLTSGMLISVLGVWVPGCGSGWEQEPLNDTDSADEETQICGFLSLQIMGPLIVLVGLCFFVVAHVKKRHELNADQDAPDSEERQTQSTEPVQVTVGDSVIVFPPPPPPYFPESSAAAVTRSPGANNLLPNENPPPYYSIFNYGRTPTPESQGPGSERNRESVFTISGTSPSSEISHTPHLSSESPPRYEEKDNTAATPFSPSSTPSPP; via the exons ATGTCTCCCACAGCTGCTGCTGAGCCAGATCGGGAGCAGCAGGACAGGCTGGTCAGCAAGCTTGTGTTCTTCTTCTTTGTCTTCGGCGCCATCCTGTTGTGCGTGGGGGTCCTGCTCTCCATCTTTGGGTTCCAGGCCTGCCAATATGAATCCCTCCCACACTGCAGCATGGTGCTGAAGGTTGCAGGCCCTGCCTGTGCCATGGTTGGGCTTGGGGCTGTGATCCTGGCCCGCTCCCGGGCACGACTTCAGTTCCGGGAGGGGCGGCGGCAAGGCTACCAGGCAGACCCCGACCGAGCCTTCATCTGTGGGGAGAGCCGCCAGTTTGCCCAGTGCCTCATCTTCGGATTTCTGTTTCTGACGAGCGGCATGCTCATCAGTGTGCTGGGTGTCTGGGTCCCTGGATGCGGCTCAGGCTGGGAGCAGGAACCACTGAACGACACGGACTCTGCTGACGAGGAAACCCAGATCTGCGGCTTCCTTTCTCTGCAGATCATGGGGCCCTTGATTGTGCTCGTGGGATTATGTTTCTTCGTAGTCGCCCATGTCAAGAAGAGACATGAACTGAATGCTGACCAGGATGCCCCCGACAGCGAAGAGAGACAGACCCAGAGCACGGAGCCTGTCCAGGTCACTGTCG GGGATTCTGTGATAGTATTtccacctcctcctccaccttACTTTCCGGAGTCTTCAGCTGCTGCAGTCACTCGAAGTCCAGGGGCAAACAATCTGCTTCCGAATGAAAATCCACCTCCCTATTACAGCATTTTTAACTACGG cAGGACCCCAACTCCTGAGAGCCAGGGCCCAGGCTCTGAGAGAAATCGTGAATCCGTGTTTACTATTTCTGGGACTAGCCCATCCTCTGAGATCTCACACACGCCACATCTGTCATCTGAATCGCCTCCCAGatatgaagaaaaagacaacacCGCAGCCACACCCTTCTCTCCATCTTCCACGCCTTCCCCACCGTGA